A section of the Gemmatimonadota bacterium genome encodes:
- a CDS encoding J domain-containing protein: MDDTTNRALHSLDLAPGASLDDVKKSYRELALIWHPDKVPDRVKDRATAKFTEINEAYLWLVRNPEKLRMPSANRSSSQRQSASQYRTSSRSSQTRTEHTRTSASDRSGARSSADPAAQRIRNAARGIRTDVRAGLYICPEIDADRAANFIVALQLSHRFTGVATTVNDLLVFYDIDGSGEEGMAITRSNHLVNNNAGTLYDIADLAEVQLKEGYFFWSEIVVRRRGSRTFELAGYTENGPGQTLVSILRNLIGNDRT; encoded by the coding sequence ATGGACGATACGACGAACAGGGCGCTACATTCACTTGACCTCGCTCCAGGCGCGTCGCTTGATGACGTGAAGAAATCGTACCGGGAACTGGCGCTGATCTGGCATCCGGACAAGGTGCCCGACCGGGTGAAAGATCGTGCGACGGCAAAGTTCACGGAGATCAACGAGGCCTACCTGTGGCTTGTCCGAAATCCGGAAAAACTGCGGATGCCTTCCGCTAACAGGTCATCCTCCCAACGGCAGTCGGCGTCTCAGTATCGCACTTCCTCTCGATCATCCCAAACCCGGACGGAACATACCCGAACCAGCGCCTCCGACCGCTCGGGAGCCAGATCGTCGGCCGATCCGGCTGCCCAACGGATACGGAACGCCGCACGCGGTATCCGGACCGATGTCAGGGCCGGCCTGTACATCTGTCCTGAAATCGACGCCGACCGGGCTGCGAACTTCATCGTTGCTCTGCAGCTGAGCCACCGCTTCACAGGGGTAGCCACGACGGTGAACGATCTGCTGGTGTTCTACGATATAGACGGTTCAGGCGAGGAGGGGATGGCCATCACCCGTTCCAACCACCTGGTCAACAACAACGCCGGGACCCTCTACGATATCGCAGACCTGGCGGAAGTACAGTTAAAGGAAGGGTATTTCTTCTGGAGCGAGATCGTGGTGCGGAGAAGAGGTAGTCGGACATTCGAACTCGCGGGTTACACCGAAAATGGACCAGGCCAGACGCTGGTGAGCATTCTGCGGAACCTGATCGGAAACGATCGAACGTAA
- a CDS encoding phytanoyl-CoA dioxygenase family protein has product MPITDALPEMKRELRFFPARNENPQTLSREQIDFFNANGYLCPLDVFTPQEAEENRLYFEDLMARAEQEGYNSYSINGWQRHCEGIYNLAMNKRILDYAEDLVGETLICEMTHYFCKMPGDVQRVSWHQDASYWPLTPSKVVTIWLAIDDVGEENGPMTVIPGSHLHGQIPFENSTEAERNVLGQTVHDPHRWGGDPVPFVMKAGQISMHTDLLLHGSEPNVSNRRRCGLTIRYLPPDVRGRYPEYHRAVICRGSDPSGYWRPVPRPVGDRIPPRNR; this is encoded by the coding sequence ATGCCCATCACCGACGCCCTGCCTGAAATGAAGCGGGAACTGAGATTTTTCCCGGCAAGAAACGAGAACCCCCAAACGCTTTCCCGCGAACAGATCGATTTTTTTAATGCGAACGGGTATCTCTGCCCGCTCGACGTCTTCACCCCGCAGGAAGCCGAGGAGAACCGCCTGTATTTCGAAGACCTGATGGCCCGCGCCGAGCAGGAAGGGTATAACAGCTACTCGATCAACGGCTGGCAGCGGCATTGCGAGGGTATCTACAACCTGGCCATGAACAAGCGTATTCTGGACTACGCGGAAGACCTGGTCGGGGAGACGCTGATCTGCGAGATGACGCATTATTTCTGCAAGATGCCGGGGGACGTGCAGCGCGTGAGCTGGCACCAGGACGCGTCCTACTGGCCCCTGACTCCGAGCAAGGTAGTGACGATCTGGCTGGCCATCGACGACGTGGGCGAGGAAAACGGGCCCATGACGGTCATCCCCGGTTCCCACCTCCACGGACAGATTCCCTTCGAGAACAGCACGGAAGCCGAACGGAACGTCTTGGGACAGACCGTCCACGACCCGCACAGGTGGGGCGGCGATCCCGTGCCCTTCGTCATGAAGGCGGGCCAGATCTCCATGCACACCGACTTGTTGCTGCACGGGTCCGAGCCGAACGTATCCAATCGCCGGCGTTGCGGCCTGACCATACGGTACCTGCCGCCTGACGTGCGAGGCCGCTATCCCGAGTACCACCGGGCCGTGATCTGCCGGGGCAGCGATCCCTCGGGTTACTGGAGGCCCGTACCCCGACCTGTCGGCGACAGGATTCCTCCACGCAATCGCTAG
- a CDS encoding methylated-DNA--[protein]-cysteine S-methyltransferase, translated as MDINEARQHLDQIRTGEADDEAIRSVAEHLERCADFREEAAFLKNLAVESPKLKLSAPAGIEEEVMIRIADRYDVIDTDFGPAHVGFTPKGISAVKLEVEEDGAFESYYKDRLRRTTVRGSLPEAYAEAVRRAIKGEKTTPPPVTLEGLTEFEKTVLEHLARIPAGEVRPYAWLAREVGRPKAIRAVGTVMARNPVPFLMPCHRLVPSTGGVGNYYYGPEMKWTLLEREGIPREDLANWKQRGVRFIGSRTTGIYCYPTCRDARRVQPRHRLEFSSTEDATNGGCRPCKHCRPLSA; from the coding sequence GTGGATATTAACGAAGCGAGACAGCACCTGGATCAAATCAGGACCGGCGAGGCGGACGATGAGGCGATCCGGTCCGTGGCGGAACACCTGGAAAGGTGTGCCGATTTCCGTGAAGAGGCTGCCTTTCTCAAAAACCTAGCCGTGGAATCACCCAAACTGAAACTGTCCGCCCCCGCGGGGATTGAGGAGGAAGTCATGATCAGGATTGCAGATAGATACGATGTGATTGACACGGATTTCGGACCTGCCCACGTGGGATTCACGCCCAAGGGCATATCGGCGGTGAAACTCGAAGTGGAGGAGGACGGCGCCTTCGAATCCTACTACAAAGACAGGCTGAGACGGACCACGGTCAGAGGTTCGCTGCCCGAAGCGTATGCCGAGGCGGTCAGACGGGCCATAAAAGGAGAAAAAACCACGCCTCCACCGGTTACCCTCGAAGGGTTGACCGAATTCGAAAAGACCGTGCTGGAGCATTTGGCCAGGATACCGGCGGGCGAGGTCCGTCCCTATGCCTGGCTCGCCCGGGAGGTGGGCAGGCCGAAGGCCATCCGGGCCGTCGGAACGGTCATGGCCCGCAATCCCGTACCCTTCCTGATGCCCTGCCACCGGCTCGTACCCTCGACCGGAGGCGTGGGAAACTATTATTACGGGCCGGAAATGAAATGGACGCTGCTGGAACGGGAAGGGATTCCGCGGGAGGATCTGGCGAACTGGAAGCAGCGCGGCGTGCGCTTCATCGGCAGCCGGACGACCGGGATCTACTGTTATCCGACCTGCCGCGACGCCCGGCGGGTCCAGCCGCGGCACCGCCTTGAATTCAGCAGTACCGAGGACGCGACGAACGGCGGGTGCCGGCCGTGCAAACACTGCAGGCCGCTGTCTGCGTAG
- a CDS encoding RNA polymerase sigma factor, with translation MTHEEGRCIALEIHNGNRDAVSDLVESYQDRLFTYAFHMLGGSDDALDVTQEVFVKAYETLTGKYDTERCRTLEIRPWLYRIVRNLALNRLRSRKRKDDTLARMKDNMQTQAFDPLNERSSAIQTALEKLGRESRELIILRFIEQYTYAEIATVTGSSESALRGKVYRALRKLRRLMEDGPSGY, from the coding sequence ATGACGCACGAAGAGGGACGATGCATCGCGCTCGAAATACATAACGGCAACAGAGACGCGGTGTCGGACCTGGTGGAATCATACCAGGACAGGCTCTTCACCTACGCCTTCCATATGCTTGGCGGTTCGGACGACGCCCTCGACGTTACACAGGAAGTCTTTGTCAAGGCTTACGAAACGCTCACCGGAAAGTACGATACGGAGCGTTGCCGGACGCTCGAAATCCGTCCCTGGCTGTACCGCATCGTTCGGAATCTGGCGCTGAACAGGCTGAGGTCGCGCAAACGCAAAGACGACACGCTGGCCAGAATGAAAGACAACATGCAGACTCAGGCCTTCGACCCCTTAAACGAACGGTCAAGTGCGATACAGACGGCCCTCGAAAAACTGGGAAGGGAGAGTCGGGAACTGATTATCCTGCGATTCATCGAGCAATACACCTACGCGGAAATCGCGACGGTCACCGGCTCATCGGAATCTGCGCTGCGGGGCAAAGTGTACCGTGCGCTACGTAAACTTCGCAGACTCATGGAGGATGGTCCCAGTGGATATTAA
- a CDS encoding peptide ABC transporter substrate-binding protein: MITNARVGPYMRKMARAIAIAVIFSGAAAGILRVLGGPAVEEPAARYVNSAGVELPPDAAPPSEQYVRTFQLDNTYMEWFRTIYKGTYGHRIIAEPLIRFDKDFNLIPAAANRWEPTADGLGWYFYLREDLEFSDGKPLTAHDYVFTLRRGADPENAYDVEWYYRPIKNWGRVVGRELPLDSLGVHAIDDYILLIETDEPCAYMPDLMVDSWVSPRQAVEKYGDAWSTSPETSIASGPFYLEKWTKADRVVLKANPRYHGAARPYLETLIAKLHNASTPPPLLASYEAGEVDFGLITNHAELARIKTDPHLSRELHSYTDFATYYLTMDTYNPPFDNLKVRQAFSHAIDRDAVCESALQGFAIPAYSMLPPGFPAEATEALKPVQRYDPALGRKLLAEAGYPDGKGFPRVEMWVRRDVRPVHEAGEAIHAMIKQNLGIDLAVRNMEVKIFMDAINSHQLPLGLVRFGADFIDPSSLMNLWLSSGRHAWKHDRFDRLVVEAGGVVGDYRKRMDVYRQAERILVEEVGGLFVWYPTMNQIWKSNIKGDALEPNKRGFRSWRGEQIGNTAFTIYIAEEGDRDADTKGFWERVLGGGG, encoded by the coding sequence ATGATCACCAATGCCCGCGTTGGTCCCTACATGCGCAAAATGGCCCGCGCCATTGCCATCGCCGTGATCTTCTCCGGGGCCGCGGCCGGAATCCTGCGCGTCCTGGGCGGTCCGGCCGTAGAAGAGCCTGCCGCGCGGTACGTCAATTCCGCGGGCGTGGAACTGCCGCCCGACGCGGCGCCGCCCTCGGAGCAGTACGTCCGCACATTTCAACTCGATAACACCTACATGGAGTGGTTCCGCACGATCTACAAGGGAACCTACGGGCACCGGATCATCGCGGAACCGCTGATCCGTTTCGACAAGGACTTCAACCTGATCCCGGCGGCGGCGAACCGCTGGGAACCCACGGCCGACGGGCTGGGATGGTATTTCTACCTGCGGGAAGACCTGGAGTTTTCCGACGGCAAGCCACTCACCGCCCACGACTACGTGTTTACCCTGCGGCGTGGGGCCGATCCGGAAAACGCCTACGACGTGGAGTGGTATTACCGTCCGATCAAGAACTGGGGCCGCGTCGTGGGCCGGGAGCTGCCCCTCGATTCGCTGGGCGTCCACGCGATCGACGACTACATCCTGCTCATCGAGACCGACGAACCCTGCGCCTACATGCCGGATCTGATGGTGGACAGCTGGGTCTCACCCCGCCAGGCGGTGGAGAAGTACGGCGACGCCTGGTCCACGAGCCCGGAAACCTCCATCGCCAGCGGCCCCTTCTATCTCGAGAAGTGGACCAAGGCAGACCGGGTCGTGCTCAAGGCCAATCCCCGGTACCACGGCGCCGCGCGGCCCTACCTGGAGACGCTGATCGCCAAGCTGCACAACGCATCGACGCCGCCGCCCCTGCTCGCCTCCTACGAGGCCGGCGAGGTGGATTTCGGTCTCATAACGAACCACGCCGAACTGGCCCGGATCAAGACCGATCCGCATTTGAGCCGGGAGTTGCATTCCTACACGGATTTTGCCACCTACTACCTCACGATGGACACCTACAACCCGCCCTTCGACAACCTGAAGGTCCGGCAGGCCTTCAGCCACGCGATCGACCGGGACGCCGTGTGCGAATCCGCGCTCCAGGGCTTCGCGATCCCCGCCTACTCCATGCTCCCGCCCGGCTTCCCGGCGGAAGCGACCGAAGCACTGAAACCCGTCCAGCGTTACGACCCCGCCCTGGGACGCAAGCTGCTCGCCGAGGCGGGATACCCTGACGGCAAGGGATTTCCACGGGTGGAGATGTGGGTCCGGCGCGACGTGCGTCCGGTGCATGAAGCCGGCGAGGCGATCCACGCCATGATCAAGCAGAACCTTGGGATCGACCTGGCGGTGCGCAACATGGAGGTCAAGATCTTCATGGACGCGATCAACAGCCACCAGCTTCCCCTGGGACTCGTCCGGTTCGGGGCCGACTTCATCGATCCTAGCAGCCTGATGAACCTCTGGCTTTCATCGGGCCGCCACGCCTGGAAACACGACCGTTTCGACCGGCTCGTGGTCGAGGCGGGCGGCGTCGTCGGCGACTACCGGAAGCGGATGGACGTCTACCGGCAGGCCGAACGCATCCTGGTAGAGGAAGTGGGTGGCCTCTTCGTGTGGTACCCGACGATGAATCAAATCTGGAAATCGAACATCAAGGGGGACGCCCTCGAACCGAACAAACGGGGTTTCCGATCCTGGCGGGGCGAGCAGATCGGGAACACGGCCTTCACGATTTATATCGCGGAGGAGGGGGATCGGGACGCCGATACTAAGGGATTCTGGGAGCGGGTATTGGGGGGAGGCGGGTAA
- a CDS encoding YgjV family protein → MDSFLVSQALAAVAFTCGVVSFQCKKRRNVLLWLSASALTNAFHFFVLGRNSAGTLYVVMGVRVFTAAFTTDRRLMYVFMALILAGFFFSYERPLDILALFGSLLPTYGNFQKSDRKVRLIYMACAVTWMVHNYLAGSPVAVLMETTFLVSNMIGYWRIYRFAIKA, encoded by the coding sequence ATGGATTCCTTCCTCGTATCTCAGGCGCTGGCCGCCGTCGCTTTCACGTGCGGCGTCGTCTCCTTCCAGTGCAAGAAGCGCCGCAACGTGTTGCTCTGGTTGAGTGCTTCGGCGTTGACGAACGCCTTCCATTTTTTCGTGCTCGGAAGAAACAGCGCCGGCACCCTGTATGTCGTCATGGGCGTCCGGGTCTTCACGGCGGCCTTTACGACCGACCGGCGCCTGATGTACGTGTTCATGGCGTTGATCCTGGCCGGTTTCTTCTTTTCCTACGAACGTCCTCTTGACATCCTGGCGCTATTCGGTTCCCTGCTGCCCACCTACGGAAATTTCCAGAAATCCGACCGCAAGGTACGGCTGATCTACATGGCCTGTGCGGTGACCTGGATGGTACACAACTACCTGGCCGGCAGCCCGGTCGCGGTGCTCATGGAGACCACGTTCCTGGTCAGCAACATGATCGGGTACTGGCGGATATATCGATTCGCGATTAAGGCTTGA